A single genomic interval of Streptococcus oralis subsp. dentisani harbors:
- the alaS gene encoding alanine--tRNA ligase, with translation MKQLSSAQVRQMWLDFWASKGHSVEPSVSLVPVNDPTLLWINSGVATLKKYFDGTIIPENPRITNAQKAIRTNDIENVGKTARHHTMFEMLGNFSIGDYFRDEAITWAYELLTSPEWFDFPAEKLYMTYYPEDKDSYNRWIEVGVDPSHLIPIEDNFWEIGAGPSGPDTEIFFDRGEAFDPENIGLRLLAEDIENDRYIEIWNIVLSQFNADPAVPRSEYKELPHKNIDTGAGLERLVAVIQGAKTNFETDLFMPIIREVEKLSGKVYDQDGDNMSFKVIADHIRSLSFAIGDGALPGNEGRGYVLRRLLRRASMHGQKLGINEPFLYKLVPTVGKIMESYYPEVLEKRDFIEKIVKSEEESFARTLHSGQHFAQSIVADLKEKGQTVIAGQDVFKLYDTYGFPVELTEEIAEEVGMTIDREGFEAAMKEQQERARASAVKGGSMGMQNETLQNITVESVFNYEASQLSSKLVAIVADNAEVEAVSEGTASLIFAETPFYAEMGGQVADHGQILDAAGNVVATVTDVQKAPNGQALHTVEVHAPLTLNAEYTLAIDTDRRLRVMKNHTATHLLHAALHNILGSHATQAGSLNEVEFLRFDFTHFQAVTAEELRAIEQQVNEKIWEAIAVETVETDIDTAKEMGAMALFGEKYGKEVRVVTIGDYSVELCGGTHVGNTSEIGLFKIVKEEGIGSGTRRILAVTGKEAFEAYREQEDALKAVAATLKAPQLKEVPHKVEGLQEQLRQLQKENAELKEKAAAAAAGDVFKDVKEVNGHRYIASQVSVSDAGALRTFADNWKQKDYSDVLVLVAAIGDKVNILVASKTKDIHAGNLVKELAPIVDGRGGGKPDMAMAGGSNQAKIQELLDAVAGKL, from the coding sequence ATGAAACAACTATCTAGTGCTCAAGTTCGCCAAATGTGGCTTGATTTCTGGGCAAGCAAAGGCCACTCTGTAGAACCATCAGTGAGTTTGGTTCCAGTAAACGATCCAACTCTTTTGTGGATCAACTCTGGGGTAGCAACCCTTAAGAAATATTTTGACGGAACCATCATTCCTGAAAATCCACGTATTACCAATGCGCAAAAAGCCATCCGTACCAACGATATTGAAAACGTAGGGAAGACTGCACGTCACCATACCATGTTTGAAATGTTGGGGAACTTCTCAATCGGGGATTATTTCCGTGATGAGGCTATCACTTGGGCTTACGAGCTTTTGACAAGCCCTGAATGGTTTGATTTCCCTGCTGAAAAACTCTACATGACCTACTATCCAGAAGATAAGGATTCTTACAACCGTTGGATTGAAGTAGGAGTAGACCCAAGTCACTTGATTCCAATCGAGGACAACTTCTGGGAAATCGGTGCGGGACCTTCTGGACCTGATACAGAGATTTTCTTTGACCGTGGAGAAGCTTTTGACCCAGAAAATATCGGTCTTCGCCTTCTTGCAGAAGATATCGAAAACGACCGTTACATCGAAATCTGGAACATCGTTTTGTCACAATTTAATGCAGACCCTGCTGTTCCTCGTAGCGAATACAAGGAATTGCCACACAAGAACATCGATACGGGTGCTGGTTTAGAGCGTTTGGTGGCAGTTATCCAAGGGGCTAAGACCAACTTTGAAACGGACCTCTTCATGCCGATTATCCGTGAAGTTGAGAAATTGTCAGGTAAGGTCTACGACCAAGATGGCGACAACATGAGCTTCAAGGTCATTGCTGACCATATCCGTTCTCTTTCATTTGCCATCGGTGATGGTGCCCTTCCAGGAAATGAAGGCCGTGGTTATGTCCTTCGTCGTCTCCTCCGTCGTGCTTCCATGCATGGTCAAAAATTGGGTATCAATGAGCCTTTCCTTTACAAACTCGTTCCAACTGTTGGAAAAATCATGGAAAGCTACTATCCAGAAGTGCTTGAAAAACGTGATTTTATCGAGAAAATCGTTAAGAGCGAGGAAGAGTCATTTGCTCGTACCCTTCACTCAGGTCAACACTTTGCTCAAAGCATCGTAGCAGACTTGAAAGAAAAAGGTCAAACGGTTATTGCTGGTCAAGATGTCTTCAAACTCTACGATACTTATGGATTTCCAGTGGAGTTGACAGAAGAAATCGCTGAAGAAGTGGGTATGACTATAGACCGTGAAGGTTTTGAAGCAGCCATGAAAGAACAGCAAGAACGTGCGCGTGCTTCAGCTGTCAAGGGTGGCTCAATGGGTATGCAAAATGAAACCCTTCAAAATATCACAGTGGAGAGTGTCTTTAACTATGAAGCATCACAATTGTCTTCTAAATTGGTAGCAATCGTAGCGGACAATGCAGAAGTAGAAGCTGTTTCTGAAGGAACTGCCTCTCTTATCTTTGCGGAAACGCCATTCTACGCTGAAATGGGTGGACAGGTAGCTGACCACGGACAAATCTTGGACGCTGCAGGAAACGTCGTGGCTACTGTGACAGATGTTCAAAAGGCACCAAACGGCCAAGCTCTTCATACTGTTGAAGTTCATGCTCCGCTTACTTTGAATGCAGAATATACTTTGGCAATTGATACTGACCGTCGTCTTCGTGTCATGAAAAACCACACGGCGACTCACTTGCTCCATGCAGCTCTTCACAATATCCTTGGAAGCCACGCAACTCAAGCAGGTTCACTTAATGAAGTCGAATTCCTCCGCTTTGACTTTACGCACTTCCAAGCTGTGACGGCAGAAGAACTTCGTGCCATTGAACAGCAAGTCAATGAGAAAATCTGGGAAGCGATCGCAGTGGAAACTGTTGAGACTGATATTGACACAGCCAAAGAAATGGGAGCTATGGCTCTCTTTGGTGAGAAATACGGCAAGGAAGTCCGCGTTGTAACCATCGGTGACTACTCTGTGGAACTTTGTGGTGGTACTCACGTTGGCAACACTTCTGAAATTGGACTCTTCAAGATTGTTAAGGAAGAAGGGATTGGTTCAGGAACTCGCCGTATCTTGGCCGTGACTGGTAAGGAAGCCTTTGAAGCCTACCGTGAACAAGAAGATGCCCTTAAAGCTGTTGCAGCAACTCTTAAAGCACCTCAACTCAAGGAAGTACCTCACAAGGTTGAAGGACTCCAAGAGCAACTCCGTCAATTACAAAAAGAAAATGCAGAATTGAAGGAGAAAGCCGCAGCCGCAGCTGCAGGCGATGTCTTCAAGGACGTGAAGGAAGTTAACGGCCACCGTTACATTGCAAGCCAAGTTTCTGTATCTGATGCAGGTGCCCTCCGTACCTTTGCGGACAACTGGAAACAAAAAGACTACTCTGATGTCCTTGTTCTTGTCGCAGCTATTGGTGACAAGGTTAACATCCTTGTTGCAAGCAAGACCAAAGACATCCACGCTGGTAACTTGGTTAAAGAATTGGCTCCAATCGTCGATGGACGTGGTGGTGGAAAACCAGACATGGCCATGGCAGGAGGAAGCAACCAAGCGAAAATCCAAGAATTGTTGGATGCAGTAGCAGGTAAATTGTAA
- a CDS encoding LURP-one-related/scramblase family protein: MKTFLVKQKFRLGGERFDIKDDRGVVNYQVEGSFFQIPKTFTIYDAYGEQVSEISKEFFTLLPRFTIQLRNGSNFVIRKKLTFWRDKYEFDNLGLRIEGNIWDLNFKLLDDRDQLVAEIRKEIFHLTSTYNVTVYEDSYADLVISLCVAIDYVEMLESQSN, encoded by the coding sequence ATGAAGACATTTCTCGTGAAACAAAAGTTTCGTCTTGGGGGCGAACGCTTCGATATCAAGGATGATAGAGGAGTAGTGAACTATCAGGTGGAGGGATCTTTCTTCCAAATTCCTAAGACCTTTACCATCTATGACGCCTATGGTGAGCAAGTCAGTGAGATTAGTAAAGAATTTTTCACCTTGCTTCCTCGCTTTACTATCCAGTTACGAAACGGTTCAAATTTCGTCATTCGTAAGAAGTTGACCTTCTGGCGTGATAAGTATGAGTTTGATAATCTGGGACTTCGTATCGAGGGCAATATCTGGGATTTGAATTTCAAATTGCTGGATGACCGAGATCAGCTTGTCGCCGAGATTCGGAAAGAGATTTTCCATTTAACATCAACTTACAACGTAACCGTCTACGAAGACTCTTATGCAGACCTAGTCATTTCCCTCTGTGTCGCAATTGACTATGTGGAAATGCTGGAAAGCCAATCAAATTAA
- a CDS encoding ABC transporter permease, whose amino-acid sequence MKKFANLYLAFVFIILYLPIFYLIGYAFNAGDDMNSFTGFSLSHFKTMFGDGRLMLILTQTFFLAFLSALIATVIGTFGAIYIYQSRKKYQEAFLSLNNILMVAPDVMIGASFLILFTQLKFSLGFLTVLSSHVAFSIPIVVLMVLPRLKEMNGDMIHAAYDLGASQFQMFKEIMLPYLTPSIIAGYFMAFTYSLDDFAVTFFVTGNGFSTLSVEIYSRARKGISLEINALSALVFLFSIILVVGYYFISREKEEQA is encoded by the coding sequence ATGAAAAAATTTGCCAATCTCTACCTAGCCTTTGTTTTTATCATCCTATATTTGCCAATTTTTTACTTGATTGGCTATGCCTTTAATGCTGGTGATGATATGAACAGCTTTACTGGTTTTAGCTTGAGCCATTTTAAAACCATGTTTGGTGACGGTCGTCTCATGTTGATCCTCACCCAAACCTTCTTCTTGGCCTTTCTATCAGCCTTGATTGCGACAGTGATTGGAACTTTTGGAGCCATCTACATCTATCAGTCTCGTAAGAAATACCAAGAAGCCTTTCTATCACTTAATAATATCCTCATGGTTGCTCCTGATGTTATGATTGGTGCCAGCTTCTTGATTCTCTTTACACAGCTTAAGTTTTCACTTGGTTTTCTGACAGTTCTTTCCAGTCACGTGGCCTTCTCCATCCCAATTGTGGTCTTGATGGTCTTGCCTCGTCTCAAGGAAATGAACGGAGATATGATCCACGCGGCTTATGACCTTGGTGCCAGCCAGTTTCAGATGTTCAAGGAAATTATGTTGCCATATCTAACACCGTCTATCATCGCAGGTTATTTCATGGCCTTTACCTATTCGCTGGATGACTTTGCCGTGACCTTCTTTGTAACGGGAAATGGCTTTTCAACCCTGTCAGTCGAGATTTACTCTCGCGCTCGCAAGGGGATTTCGTTAGAGATCAATGCCCTGTCTGCACTCGTCTTTCTCTTTAGTATTATCCTAGTTGTAGGTTATTACTTTATCTCACGTGAGAAGGAGGAGCAAGCATGA
- a CDS encoding ABC transporter permease, whose product MKKTTSKLFVVPYMLWIALFVLAPLVLIFGQSFFNIEGQFSLENYKSYFASQNLTYLKMSFNSVLYAGIVTLVTLLISYPTALFLTRLKHRQLWLMLIILPTWINLLLKAYAFIGIFGQNGSINQFLEFIGIGSQQLLFTDFSFIFVASYIELPFMILPIFNVLDDMDNNLINASYDLGATKWETFRHVIFPLSMNGVRSGVQSVFIPSLSLFMLTRLIGGNRVITLGTAIEQNFLTNDNYGMGSTIGVILILTMFLTMWVTKERRER is encoded by the coding sequence ATGAAGAAAACAACCTCTAAACTCTTTGTAGTGCCCTACATGCTTTGGATTGCCCTCTTTGTTCTCGCACCCTTGGTCTTGATTTTTGGACAATCCTTTTTCAACATTGAAGGGCAGTTTAGTTTAGAAAATTATAAATCCTACTTTGCGTCACAAAACTTGACCTATCTCAAAATGAGCTTCAACTCTGTGCTTTATGCAGGAATTGTGACCTTGGTAACACTGCTCATCAGTTATCCGACAGCCCTCTTTTTGACCCGTCTTAAGCACCGTCAACTCTGGCTCATGCTGATTATCCTACCGACATGGATTAACCTGCTCCTTAAGGCCTATGCCTTTATCGGGATTTTTGGTCAAAATGGCTCTATTAACCAATTCTTGGAATTCATCGGAATCGGTTCGCAACAGTTGCTCTTTACGGATTTCTCCTTTATTTTTGTCGCAAGCTACATCGAGCTTCCATTTATGATTTTGCCAATCTTCAATGTCTTGGATGATATGGATAACAATCTTATCAATGCCAGCTATGATCTCGGTGCAACCAAGTGGGAAACCTTCCGCCATGTCATCTTCCCTCTATCTATGAATGGTGTGCGAAGTGGGGTTCAGTCTGTCTTTATCCCCAGCTTGAGCCTCTTCATGCTGACACGTTTGATTGGTGGAAATCGTGTCATCACCTTGGGGACAGCCATTGAGCAGAACTTCCTGACCAATGACAACTACGGTATGGGTTCAACCATCGGTGTGATTCTTATCCTGACCATGTTTCTCACCATGTGGGTGACCAAGGAAAGGAGAGAACGATGA
- a CDS encoding LacI family DNA-binding transcriptional regulator, whose amino-acid sequence MTNIRKIAKLTGYSVSSVSRVINNHPHVSEEARQKILQVMEELDYRPNILAQELSSGSTRRVGVVIPHTTLHPYFSQLLNGLLDAAMDHNYTLLILPSRYDIDLEKYYLEQLRGRAFDSLIFTSRSVDIETIASYAKYGNIVCCEEVQNPNLSSVYVSRTHACKTAFNWIKDQGKSKIALLFTRKDLKSSTYRLTMEAYKEVFGEKTEPLILDGISTGEDAYEQGDSLLEQDLDCIFSNGDDVATGVVRYYQEKNLELPLLIGQEKQLTGEVLGIPTIDNKSYQLGQESFKQALSDEKRTIILQSEFIIR is encoded by the coding sequence ATGACAAATATTCGAAAAATTGCCAAACTGACTGGTTACTCAGTTTCTAGCGTGTCACGCGTCATCAACAACCATCCCCATGTATCCGAGGAGGCTCGTCAGAAAATCCTGCAAGTCATGGAGGAACTGGACTACCGCCCCAACATTCTAGCTCAGGAGTTAAGTTCGGGTTCGACTCGTCGGGTCGGTGTAGTTATTCCCCACACGACCCTGCACCCTTATTTTAGTCAGTTACTTAACGGGCTCTTGGATGCGGCTATGGATCATAACTATACCTTGCTCATTCTACCTTCTCGTTATGATATAGACTTGGAAAAATATTATCTGGAGCAGCTTCGAGGAAGAGCCTTTGACAGTCTTATTTTCACCTCTCGCAGTGTGGACATAGAAACCATTGCTTCCTACGCTAAGTATGGCAATATTGTCTGCTGTGAAGAAGTGCAGAACCCCAATCTGAGTAGCGTTTATGTGAGCCGCACCCATGCCTGTAAGACAGCCTTCAACTGGATTAAAGACCAGGGAAAAAGTAAAATTGCTCTGCTATTTACCCGAAAAGACCTAAAAAGTTCCACCTACCGTCTCACTATGGAAGCCTACAAGGAAGTTTTTGGTGAAAAAACAGAACCTCTGATTTTGGATGGTATTTCCACGGGAGAGGATGCTTATGAGCAAGGGGATAGCCTACTAGAGCAAGATTTAGACTGTATTTTCAGCAACGGAGATGATGTGGCAACTGGTGTAGTTCGCTATTATCAGGAGAAAAATCTTGAATTACCTTTGCTGATTGGCCAAGAAAAGCAACTGACAGGAGAGGTGCTGGGGATTCCTACCATTGATAACAAATCCTACCAACTCGGTCAGGAAAGTTTCAAACAAGCTCTCTCTGACGAAAAACGAACCATTATCCTACAATCGGAGTTTATCATACGATGA
- a CDS encoding Cof-type HAD-IIB family hydrolase — protein sequence MTIKRIFSDMDGTLLNSEGRVSSENSKAIRDAQIPLTLVSARAPMEMREAIEALQLTGPQVGFNGGLIYQIVDGKVKPLHIDILPRKTAQTILQAVRQHFPQISVSYYDMTNWYCDRIDEGIRLEFNITRQAPTLTNEANFLAAKDNTFKIMMITLDNDDLLALEKYLQALDLGEVSILRSGQYHLEITSKTAKKSKGIAYILKKEGLDKNQTAAFGDGHNDIPMFEMVGHPIVMGNAFPDIKELAYKVTRSNDEHGVGYGIRKYLKKIH from the coding sequence ATGACCATCAAACGTATTTTTTCGGATATGGACGGCACCCTTCTCAATTCTGAGGGCCGCGTTTCTAGCGAGAATAGCAAGGCTATCCGCGATGCTCAGATTCCGCTGACTCTGGTTTCTGCTCGAGCTCCAATGGAAATGAGAGAGGCTATCGAAGCACTTCAGCTGACTGGCCCTCAAGTAGGTTTTAACGGTGGTTTGATTTATCAGATTGTGGATGGAAAGGTCAAGCCCCTTCATATAGATATTCTCCCTAGAAAGACAGCACAAACTATCTTACAGGCAGTGCGCCAGCATTTTCCACAAATTAGCGTCAGCTATTATGATATGACGAACTGGTATTGTGATAGAATAGATGAAGGGATTCGTCTAGAGTTCAACATCACGCGCCAGGCACCAACGCTTACAAACGAGGCTAATTTTCTAGCTGCCAAGGACAATACCTTCAAGATAATGATGATTACCTTAGATAATGACGATTTATTGGCACTGGAGAAATACTTGCAAGCCCTAGACTTGGGCGAGGTCAGCATTCTCCGATCTGGTCAATATCATCTAGAAATTACCAGCAAAACTGCTAAAAAATCAAAAGGTATTGCTTATATTCTCAAAAAAGAAGGTTTAGATAAGAACCAGACCGCTGCCTTTGGTGATGGGCACAACGATATCCCAATGTTTGAGATGGTGGGCCATCCAATCGTAATGGGCAATGCCTTTCCTGACATCAAAGAGCTAGCTTATAAGGTAACACGCAGCAATGATGAACATGGTGTCGGCTACGGCATCCGTAAATATCTCAAAAAAATCCATTAA
- a CDS encoding ABC transporter ATP-binding protein, whose translation MKKPIIEFKNVSKVFEDSNTKVLKDINFELEEGKFYTLLGASGSGKSTILNIIAGLLDATTGDILLDGVRINDIPTNKRDVHTVFQSYALFPHMNVFENVAFPLRLRKIDKKEIEQRVAEVLKMVQLEGYEKRSIRKLSGGQRQRVAIARAIINQPRVVLLDEPLSALDLKLRTDMQYELRELQQRLGITFVFVTHDQEEALAMSDWIFVMNDGEIVQSGTPVDIYDEPINHFVATFIGESNILPGTMIEDYLVEFNGKRFEAVDGGMKPNEPVEVVIRPEDLRITLPEEGKLQVKVDTQLFRGVHYEIIAYDELGNEWMIHSTRKAIVGEEIGLDFEPEDIHIMRLNETEEEFDARIEEYVEIEEQEAGLINAIEEERDEENNL comes from the coding sequence TTGAAAAAACCAATTATTGAATTCAAAAACGTCTCTAAAGTTTTTGAAGACAGCAACACCAAGGTTCTCAAAGACATTAACTTTGAGTTGGAAGAAGGAAAGTTCTATACCCTACTAGGCGCATCAGGTTCGGGGAAATCAACCATTCTGAATATCATTGCAGGTTTACTGGATGCGACGACAGGGGATATTTTACTGGATGGGGTGCGGATCAATGATATCCCAACCAACAAGCGAGACGTTCATACCGTCTTTCAATCCTATGCCTTATTTCCACATATGAATGTGTTTGAAAATGTTGCCTTCCCGCTCCGCTTGCGTAAAATCGACAAGAAAGAAATCGAACAACGCGTAGCGGAAGTTCTCAAGATGGTTCAGTTGGAAGGGTATGAAAAACGTTCCATCCGTAAACTCTCTGGAGGACAACGTCAGCGTGTAGCCATTGCCCGTGCCATTATCAACCAACCTCGTGTGGTTTTGTTGGATGAGCCCTTGTCAGCGCTGGACTTGAAATTGCGAACAGACATGCAGTACGAACTGCGTGAATTGCAACAACGATTGGGGATTACCTTTGTCTTTGTCACTCACGATCAGGAAGAAGCTCTCGCCATGAGTGACTGGATTTTTGTTATGAACGATGGCGAGATTGTCCAGTCGGGAACGCCTGTGGATATCTACGATGAACCGATTAACCACTTTGTTGCCACCTTTATCGGCGAGTCCAACATCTTGCCAGGAACCATGATTGAGGACTACTTGGTCGAGTTCAATGGCAAACGCTTTGAAGCGGTTGATGGAGGGATGAAGCCAAATGAACCTGTTGAGGTTGTCATTCGTCCAGAGGACTTGCGCATTACCCTTCCTGAAGAAGGCAAGCTCCAAGTCAAGGTTGATACCCAGCTTTTCCGTGGAGTTCACTATGAGATCATCGCCTATGACGAACTCGGAAATGAATGGATGATTCACTCGACTCGTAAGGCCATTGTGGGTGAGGAAATTGGTCTGGACTTTGAACCAGAAGATATCCACATCATGCGTCTCAACGAAACCGAAGAAGAATTCGATGCTCGTATCGAGGAGTACGTAGAAATCGAAGAGCAAGAAGCAGGTCTGATTAACGCGATCGAGGAGGAAAGAGATGAAGAAAACAACCTCTAA
- the murB gene encoding UDP-N-acetylmuramate dehydrogenase, which yields MTLVTKIQEQLEGIDIRFKEPLKTYTYTKVGGRADYLVLPRNRYEMVRVVQFANQENIPWMVLGNASNIIVREGGIRGFVILCDKLNNVSVDGYTIEAEAGANLIETTRIALRHSLTGFEFACGIPGSIGGAVFMNAGAYGGEIAHILQSCKILTKEGKIETLSAKDLAFGYRHSAIQDSGAIVLSAKFALAPGNHQVIKQEMDRLTHLRELKQPLEYPSCGSVFKRPVGHFAGQLISEAGLKGYRIGGVEVSEKHAGFMINVADGTAKDYEDLIQSVIEKVKEHSGVTLEREVRILGEKE from the coding sequence ATGACATTAGTAACTAAAATACAAGAACAATTAGAAGGAATCGATATTCGTTTCAAGGAACCCTTGAAGACCTATACCTATACCAAGGTAGGAGGTCGAGCGGATTACCTAGTTTTGCCACGCAATCGCTATGAGATGGTGCGTGTCGTCCAATTTGCCAATCAGGAGAATATTCCTTGGATGGTGCTAGGAAATGCCAGCAATATCATTGTTCGTGAAGGTGGAATCCGTGGTTTTGTCATCTTGTGTGATAAGCTTAATAACGTTTCAGTTGATGGTTATACCATTGAGGCAGAAGCGGGTGCTAATTTGATCGAGACAACACGTATTGCCCTTCGTCATAGTTTGACTGGTTTTGAGTTTGCTTGCGGCATTCCAGGGAGCATCGGAGGTGCTGTCTTTATGAATGCGGGTGCCTACGGGGGAGAGATTGCTCACATTTTGCAGTCTTGTAAGATTTTGACCAAGGAAGGGAAAATCGAGACCTTATCTGCCAAGGATTTGGCTTTTGGTTACCGCCATTCAGCTATTCAGGATTCTGGGGCCATTGTCTTGTCGGCTAAATTTGCTCTTGCTCCAGGAAATCACCAGGTCATCAAGCAGGAAATGGATCGCTTGACGCACCTACGTGAACTCAAACAACCTCTAGAATACCCATCTTGTGGTTCGGTCTTTAAGCGTCCAGTGGGGCATTTTGCAGGACAGTTAATTTCAGAGGCTGGCTTGAAAGGCTATCGTATCGGTGGTGTTGAAGTATCTGAAAAGCATGCTGGTTTCATGATCAATGTTGCTGACGGAACGGCGAAAGACTACGAGGACTTGATCCAATCTGTTATTGAAAAAGTCAAGGAACACTCAGGTGTCACCCTTGAGAGAGAGGTTCGAATCTTGGGTGAGAAGGAATAA
- a CDS encoding ABC transporter substrate-binding protein has translation MKKLYSFLAGIAAIILVLWGISHHLDSKINSRDSQKLVIYNWGDYIDPELLEKFTEETGIQVQYETFDSNEAMYTKIKQGGTTYDIAIPSEYMINKMKDEDLLVPLDYSKIEGIENIGPEFLNQSFDPGNKFSIPYFWGTLGIVYNETMVDEAPEHWDDLWKPEYKDSIMLFDGAREVLGLGLNSLGYSLNSKDPQQLEETVDKLYKLTPNIKAIVADEMKGYMIQNNAAIGVTFSGEASQMLEKNPNLKYVVPTEASNLWFDNMVIPKTVKNQDAAYAFINFMLKPENALKNAEYVGYATPNNTAKELLPEETKEDKAFYPDADTMKNLEVYEKFDHKWTGKYSDLFLQFKMYRK, from the coding sequence ATGAAAAAACTCTATTCATTTTTAGCAGGAATTGCAGCCATTATCCTCGTTTTGTGGGGAATTTCTCATCATCTAGATAGTAAAATCAATAGCCGAGATAGTCAAAAACTGGTTATCTACAACTGGGGGGACTACATTGATCCCGAACTCTTGGAGAAATTCACAGAAGAAACAGGGATTCAAGTCCAGTACGAGACCTTTGACTCTAACGAAGCCATGTATACCAAGATCAAGCAGGGTGGGACAACCTACGATATTGCCATTCCGAGTGAGTACATGATCAACAAGATGAAGGACGAAGACCTTTTGGTTCCTCTTGATTATTCAAAAATTGAAGGAATCGAAAATATCGGACCAGAGTTCCTTAACCAGTCTTTTGATCCGGGCAATAAATTCTCCATTCCTTATTTCTGGGGTACCTTGGGAATTGTCTACAACGAAACCATGGTAGATGAGGCTCCTGAGCATTGGGATGATCTCTGGAAGCCAGAGTATAAGGATTCCATCATGCTCTTTGATGGAGCACGTGAGGTGCTGGGACTCGGACTTAACTCGCTCGGTTACAGCCTCAACTCAAAGGATCCACAGCAGTTGGAAGAGACAGTAGATAAGCTTTATAAGCTTACTCCAAATATCAAGGCTATTGTGGCGGACGAGATGAAGGGTTACATGATTCAGAACAATGCTGCTATCGGGGTGACCTTCTCTGGGGAAGCCAGCCAGATGTTGGAGAAAAATCCTAACCTCAAGTATGTCGTTCCGACTGAGGCCAGCAATCTCTGGTTTGATAACATGGTCATTCCAAAAACCGTGAAAAACCAAGATGCAGCTTATGCCTTTATCAATTTTATGTTGAAACCTGAAAATGCTCTGAAAAATGCAGAGTATGTGGGCTATGCAACACCAAATAACACAGCCAAGGAACTGCTTCCAGAGGAGACCAAGGAAGACAAGGCCTTCTATCCAGACGCTGATACCATGAAAAACCTGGAAGTTTATGAGAAGTTTGACCATAAATGGACAGGAAAATACAGCGACCTCTTCCTACAGTTTAAAATGTATCGGAAGTAG
- a CDS encoding AraC family transcriptional regulator, giving the protein MKLWHYFKETSKEFYLEECGIDDYSSFPFYDYTVFQDFVIHWICEGKGYLQVDGQTYSLEKNDGFILRKGQKVRYWANQEDPWTSYWLGFSGDKLSDYLQNTQVFYESVCHFDSYFQSREIIQDICHKTAESRQKESWYQMQIYTFLYYLQEEFPAEIPLNVTQHPVEKAAQILLHQYQQDISIQDLASQVGLSRSTLFRQFKKLYHKSPQQFLLETRLLKARTLLTDTNLSIKEITLEVGYQDQLVFSKAFKHFFSVSPKFYRQSWKKSPLD; this is encoded by the coding sequence ATGAAACTATGGCACTATTTTAAAGAAACATCTAAGGAATTTTACCTTGAAGAATGTGGGATTGATGATTATTCTAGCTTTCCGTTTTATGACTATACTGTTTTTCAGGATTTTGTCATCCACTGGATTTGTGAGGGGAAAGGGTATCTGCAAGTTGATGGGCAGACTTACTCTTTGGAGAAAAATGATGGTTTTATCCTAAGAAAAGGCCAAAAAGTGCGTTATTGGGCAAATCAAGAAGATCCTTGGACAAGCTACTGGCTGGGATTTTCTGGAGACAAATTAAGCGACTATCTCCAAAACACACAAGTTTTTTATGAGTCTGTTTGCCATTTCGATAGTTATTTTCAAAGCAGGGAAATTATTCAAGATATATGTCACAAAACTGCAGAAAGTAGGCAAAAAGAAAGCTGGTACCAGATGCAAATTTATACCTTCCTTTACTACCTGCAGGAAGAATTTCCAGCAGAAATACCTCTGAATGTCACTCAACACCCTGTTGAAAAAGCTGCGCAAATTTTGCTACATCAGTACCAACAAGACATCTCCATTCAAGACTTGGCATCCCAGGTCGGATTGAGTCGTAGTACCTTGTTTCGTCAGTTTAAGAAACTTTACCATAAATCTCCTCAGCAATTTCTCCTTGAAACACGCCTGCTAAAGGCAAGAACACTCTTAACTGACACCAATCTATCTATAAAAGAAATTACCTTGGAAGTCGGCTATCAGGATCAGCTAGTCTTTTCAAAAGCTTTTAAGCATTTTTTCTCTGTGAGTCCTAAATTTTACCGCCAAAGCTGGAAAAAGTCCCCACTCGATTAG